Within the Salarias fasciatus chromosome 2, fSalaFa1.1, whole genome shotgun sequence genome, the region aagacaggagtCAGTTGCACAGagacaatacaaaaaaaataaaataggaaACAGGAGGTAGATGTGTCTCTCTAACCAGcctatctctgtgtgtgtgtgggtgtgtgtttgtctgttgaAGAATAAgcaggttttaaaaaaataccccCCAAAAGTCCTTCAAAATGACATACAAATTGTGATATTCAAACATCCAAATTTTACAATTCTCTGTATTGAATACAGTGGAACACACATACTTCTAGTTCTTTAAGGGGGAAATACAGTAGTAGCACAATTTATATACTAAAAGCTCCATTGTGCAAAACAGTACTGAAAATTTCAAATTTCAAGCTATTCTTTGGTTTGAGCAAGGATTGTGATGATTGCTGTGAAAAGTACACGATAGCATTTCAAGTACTGTGATGTCCACAGGTCGTCTTTGCATTGGCTGCAAATGAAATCTATGGCTTTGTATCACACTAATTTGGCTCTTTGACTgacaccaaaataaataaaacagaaacaaaagatgACACATCTTCTCCCACGTCGCAGAGAACTCCAGGTCAGTTCAGAAATGGTTTGTGGTGAGCAACGTCGGCACCAGCAGTGATGGAAACCCGACCGTATCAGAACTTAGTACGTGGCTGGCCTGTGTGCGAAACAACAGAGGGCTTTGATTTGAAACTCGGACTTTAATTTTGAAATGGGAGCAGGGAAAGCTGACCCCGCTGTGGCACGACAGccatatatttatatttctaaaaaatataaaactacTGGAAGGGTAAAGGCTGCTGGTGCTCGTTTTTGAAGGCAGAGTTCTCCCTCAGCTTCGGTTTTGTTGTGAGGCCGTTCGTCTCGCTGCGTCTGAGAGGCCCCCGTCTCTTTACCGCTTCTCTCTGGACTCCTTTTCCCTCAGCAGGTTTCTGCGGTGGTAGAACAGATAGGCTGGCAGCCAGAAGCCGGCCAGTGAGAAGATGAGCAGGCCCAGGTTGATCTGAGAGAAGACAGAGATGGAAAGTTAAAGTTTACAGTCATTTCATGGTGTGTCTCTGAAAGTAGTGACAGCAACTTTCTGATTTTTCTTAGTTTTGTCCTATCAAATAATACAATTACAGTAATAATGACCCAGTAGCAACATGTGGACTTTGACAGTGTTTCCCTCACCCAGTAGGGGTCTCCATGCAGCGGTCCCAACATGGCGATGAagagcggctgctgcagcagagcgaCCACGGCGCTGATCATGGACTGAAGGCCGGTCAGTGTACCAAAGTGGTTTGATGGATAACTAAGAGGGACAGAAACAAGGTGGTTAAAGTCTGAATGAATGTACGGCGAGCTgcagaagattaaaaaaaaaaatagacacacAAAGAGAATTGTTtcccttgtttgtttgttcatatGTTGTGCAGGCCCACACATTGTCACGCACATTATGCCACATTAATGGAGACTCTCCTTGTGTTTCAGGTTAATCATGAATGATACAGTCGatgagaaaacactgtttggcTGTGGCGCTGCGGTttctcagcacacacacagtacgCCATCTCCTTCTGTGACCACATCTGGTTGCTTTTATCACACTGTAAAGCGCTGCTTTAGTTCAGGTGTTTATATGGTGTTAGGAAGTAACATAACATGGGTGAGAGAACAGGCCGCCAGGACTCACACACTGTATGGCTGTTAAGTTGTTCATTATCTTATTCATGaatcaaaaagttgaaaaaaaaatgttgattttgttCAAAACGTTACTCAGTCGTCCTGTGTGATCTGAACAGGAAGTGTCATGAAGCTGACAGAAGTGTTTCAGCCGTCCAGCACTCACACGGCAGCGTAAAGCCCCCCGCAGCAGGAGTGGATGAAGCCTCGCACCATCGTGTGGAGAATGAAGGTCAAAATCTACAACACGGAAACGAGCAATGACACAATGCAGCCAACagaacacacttttttttttttttttttttttttttttaattttaaacacatttctacACTACCTGTAGAGGAAGGTTGTCGATCAGGCAGCAGATTCcaaaggagagcagcagcatgtTGGTGAGGATGAAGGCCCGCATGGCGTTCGTCACTTTCTGGATCTTACGGTCTCTCTTCTTGGTCCCGGTCATCAACCTGACGGCAGGAAACAGTGTTCAAACATGAATGCTGATGATCAACTGTTGTTCTGAGCTTTTATTAAATTATCTGACCTCACTTTATTTGTCTGTCTATGTTGTCTTTAACAGATCCACCATTATTACAAATCCAGAAttactaaattaaattaaacatttgatTTGCAGAATTTTGATTAAGTCAGAATCTGCTGATGTCCTGCAccactttatttaaaaagaagaattgTCGAGCAAATTAGTGGCCTTGTTTCTAATAAGATGACCAAAACTCATTCATGTGTTACCTGAActgaaaaaacatgcaaaaataatGTTCTTTCCATGTTTCATTGCATAATGTACCCCTGCTCTGTGCCCGAGATCTTGGTTTTCTCCTCTTCGCACTCCTTCATCTTCCAGTCCATGATGTAGCCAATCAGAGGACACGTGGccagacacagcagctgcagtgtcCCGAAGATGGACGAGTAGAAACTCACTATGAAAAGATgtgacaaaaaatatatatttaaatcaCAAAGAAATGATCTGAAGTCTACAAACCTTTATCGTCGGGTATCTCACCTTGCTCCTGTGCTTGCAGCGCCAGCTCATCAGATGCTGCAATACAAAAAAAGATGCCTGCTGTTAATATGGCTTATAGATGCTTTAATAAAGAAgcattattcaaaaaaaaaaagaaaaggatgaaaGAACTGCTGGAAACTCACGGTGCTCCTGTCCATGTGTGACCATGAACTCCAGCATCTTGTTCATTGCGCCCATGAAGAAGATGATTCTGAGCTGAGTCATGCCCATCGTGACCAGACTCCACAGGAAGATGGGAGAAAACACAGACCGACGGAAAGGAACGGCACCTGAGGGGGGAGACGACCCTCTTCAGCCTCTCAACATTCAGCTCATCAGAGCAAATCGCAGTGGGTCAGTCTGTATTATTTGTTTCCAGAGATTTTTGGGCTCTTTCTTTACCAGTGATTGCTTTCAGTCATCATAAAGCATGTTGGATAATTTCTCAGAAGCCTGCCTGAATTTGTGTTTGGTTATTGGGAAATTTAATTCTGTCATCAACTTAATCTTCTATCCATACAAAGACATTCCTGCAAAATAACCCGTCAGCTTATGTGACAAGTTGGTTTTAACTGTCACACGGTTTCAaatattctttttaatttctcCTCAAAATGTGCACTATTCGAGTTTAGGGTGAATTTTTGTCCTAAATGTCTCCAGGAAAAGATCAGAGCAATGTCCTCTGAACTGACGTCAGTGAAGACTTACTGGGTGCAGCATCAGTTCCATTGGGAAGCTTCTCAGTGGGGTGTGGGACGTCtccgtttttttccttcagcccCTCAATGACACCGTTCTGCTCAGGCGAAGGAACCTCCAGCAGCGTGTGGATCTTACTgttgcagacaaacacaccaaTGAGGG harbors:
- the slc43a1a gene encoding solute carrier family 43 member 1a, with the translated sequence MAPSLVQAYRRRWWMAVTAVIENLLCSAVLLGWGSLLIMLKRQGFYSHLCSENDSVVVNLGNHSAGEEEWLSCVDQEEMLNLGFTIGSFLLSATTLPLGILMDKFGPRPIRLVGSSCFGLSCIMMASSAYDPNTLSALIFLALSLNGFGGICLTFTSLTLPNMFGALSSTVMSLMIGSYASSAVTFPGVKLIYDEGVSFQVIMWVWAGLAGFVFLNCFFNWPIEGFPTPDEVDYSKIHTLLEVPSPEQNGVIEGLKEKNGDVPHPTEKLPNGTDAAPSAVPFRRSVFSPIFLWSLVTMGMTQLRIIFFMGAMNKMLEFMVTHGQEHPSDELALQAQEQVSFYSSIFGTLQLLCLATCPLIGYIMDWKMKECEEEKTKISGTEQGLMTGTKKRDRKIQKVTNAMRAFILTNMLLLSFGICCLIDNLPLQILTFILHTMVRGFIHSCCGGLYAAVYPSNHFGTLTGLQSMISAVVALLQQPLFIAMLGPLHGDPYWINLGLLIFSLAGFWLPAYLFYHRRNLLREKESREKR